The following are encoded together in the Variovorax sp. PBS-H4 genome:
- a CDS encoding SPW repeat protein has protein sequence MFQLRHWQDPVNGALGAWMLLSPWILGYDAEPAAMPNAVIVGVALIAAALGAMLLPRAWEEWTEAALGLWLMASPWVLRFNGNADAMLTAVLTGLVVLVLAAWTLLTDEEYSRWWHRAAH, from the coding sequence ATGTTCCAACTGAGACATTGGCAAGACCCGGTGAACGGAGCACTGGGTGCCTGGATGCTTCTTTCGCCCTGGATCCTGGGCTACGACGCCGAGCCGGCCGCGATGCCGAACGCGGTGATCGTCGGTGTTGCGCTGATCGCCGCCGCGCTCGGCGCCATGCTGCTTCCCCGCGCCTGGGAGGAATGGACCGAGGCGGCCCTCGGCCTGTGGCTGATGGCGTCCCCGTGGGTGCTGCGCTTCAACGGAAACGCCGACGCCATGCTGACCGCGGTCCTCACGGGCCTGGTGGTGCTGGTGCTCGCGGCCTGGACTCTGCTGACCGACGAGGAATACAGCCGCTGGTGGCACCGCGCGGCGCACTGA
- a CDS encoding histidine phosphatase family protein: MSTDLILIRHGETDWNRELRFQGHIDVPLNDTGHEQARRLGLRVAHESVQHLVSSDLLRAQQTAAPAAQQLGLEIVTSVELREQSFGVVEGMRADEIQHLHPRAWEDWLKFSEDHRMPGGESPREFHARVIDAFGRIAASYKRQTVMVVTHGGVLDMVWRTAKELGLNGPRQSAIPNAGFNRIRIADASRPALIEIVDWADTAHLDGMPAQPNYDQRRHLGKS, translated from the coding sequence ATGTCCACAGACCTCATCCTGATCCGCCACGGCGAGACCGATTGGAATCGCGAGCTGCGCTTCCAGGGCCACATCGACGTTCCCCTCAACGACACCGGCCACGAGCAGGCACGCCGTCTCGGCCTGCGAGTCGCGCATGAGTCGGTACAGCACCTGGTCAGCAGTGATCTTTTGCGTGCCCAGCAGACGGCGGCGCCGGCGGCGCAGCAGCTTGGCCTAGAGATCGTCACCTCGGTCGAGTTGCGCGAGCAGAGCTTCGGCGTTGTCGAAGGCATGCGCGCGGACGAGATCCAGCACCTGCACCCGCGCGCCTGGGAGGATTGGCTCAAGTTCAGCGAGGACCACCGCATGCCCGGGGGCGAATCGCCACGCGAATTCCATGCGCGCGTCATCGACGCATTCGGCCGTATTGCTGCCTCGTACAAGCGACAGACCGTGATGGTGGTCACGCACGGCGGCGTGCTCGACATGGTCTGGCGGACCGCGAAGGAGCTGGGCCTCAACGGCCCACGCCAGAGCGCGATTCCCAATGCAGGCTTCAACCGCATTCGCATCGCCGACGCCAGCCGCCCCGCACTGATCGAGATCGTGGACTGGGCCGATACCGCGCATCTCGATGGCATGCCGGCGCAGCCCAACTACGACCAGCGGCGGCACCTGGGCAAGTCGTAA
- a CDS encoding alpha/beta fold hydrolase, producing the protein MVLATHGGGDTRWTAWMAENRRMSCLVLLPGLACDERLWEAQLRALPAGIDVRVSDAHMRHPSIEAMAEAVLREQEGPLVLCGASMGGMIAMEAARQAPERIIGLALLGTNPRPETPEMYELRGSAIELFEQGEARDVIQFNAAFAFHPEQAGDAALVRRYVELVLDAGAQQLIRQNRALMTRPDQRPSLPSLRCPVLVICGDADRLTPPECSKEIAQLVPQAELVWIENCGHMLTMEKPVEVNAALMPWLRRLAA; encoded by the coding sequence ATTGTCCTCGCAACACATGGCGGCGGCGACACGAGGTGGACGGCGTGGATGGCCGAGAATCGGCGCATGTCCTGCCTTGTCCTCTTGCCCGGCCTCGCCTGCGACGAGCGCCTCTGGGAAGCCCAGCTGCGCGCCCTGCCCGCCGGCATCGACGTCCGCGTCAGCGACGCCCACATGCGCCATCCCAGCATCGAAGCCATGGCCGAGGCCGTGCTGCGCGAGCAGGAAGGCCCCCTGGTCCTCTGCGGCGCCTCGATGGGCGGCATGATCGCGATGGAGGCTGCGCGCCAGGCGCCGGAGCGCATCATCGGCCTCGCGCTGCTGGGCACCAACCCTCGGCCCGAGACCCCCGAGATGTACGAGCTGCGCGGCTCGGCGATCGAGCTCTTCGAGCAGGGCGAGGCCCGCGACGTGATCCAGTTCAATGCGGCCTTCGCCTTCCATCCCGAGCAGGCCGGCGATGCGGCGCTGGTACGGCGCTATGTGGAACTCGTCCTCGATGCCGGCGCCCAGCAGCTCATTCGCCAGAACCGTGCGCTGATGACGCGGCCCGACCAGCGTCCATCGCTCCCGTCGCTGCGCTGCCCGGTGCTCGTGATCTGCGGCGATGCCGATCGCCTGACGCCGCCCGAATGCTCGAAGGAGATCGCACAGCTGGTCCCGCAGGCCGAGCTCGTGTGGATCGAGAACTGCGGCCACATGCTGACCATGGAGAAGCCGGTCGAGGTCAATGCCGCGCTGATGCCGTGGCTGCGGCGCCTTGCGGCCTAG
- the pcp gene encoding pyroglutamyl-peptidase I, with amino-acid sequence MANVLLTGFEPFDQDALNPSWEAVRALQGWRCAGATVQARRISCVFGVALQELDAAIGELQPQLVIGVGQAGGRAEITPERVAINVDDGRICDNAGCQPIDMPVVAGAPAAYFSTLPIKAMVRDLRAAGIPAAVSNSAGTFVCNHLFFGLMHRLSTRPLATGVRGGFIHIPYLPEQAARFPGAPSMALDTVIAALRIAVATALTVRQDVRETGGQLS; translated from the coding sequence GTGGCAAACGTGCTGCTGACGGGCTTCGAGCCCTTCGACCAGGATGCGTTGAATCCCTCGTGGGAAGCAGTGCGCGCACTCCAGGGCTGGCGCTGCGCAGGCGCGACGGTGCAAGCGCGCCGCATCTCCTGTGTCTTCGGCGTCGCGCTGCAGGAGCTCGATGCGGCCATCGGCGAGCTGCAGCCGCAACTGGTGATCGGTGTCGGCCAGGCCGGCGGGCGCGCCGAGATCACGCCCGAGCGCGTGGCGATCAATGTCGACGACGGCCGCATCTGCGACAACGCAGGCTGCCAGCCCATCGACATGCCCGTGGTGGCGGGCGCGCCGGCGGCCTACTTCTCGACGCTGCCGATCAAGGCGATGGTGCGCGACTTGCGCGCAGCGGGCATCCCGGCCGCGGTGTCGAACAGCGCCGGCACCTTCGTCTGCAATCACCTCTTCTTCGGACTCATGCATCGCCTCTCGACTCGGCCGCTCGCAACGGGCGTGCGCGGCGGATTCATCCACATTCCCTACCTGCCTGAGCAGGCCGCGCGCTTTCCCGGGGCGCCGAGCATGGCACTCGACACCGTGATCGCCGCGCTGCGCATCGCCGTGGCGACCGCGCTTACGGTGCGCCAGGACGTCCGCGAGACTGGCGGCCAGCTGAGCTAG
- the pxpA gene encoding 5-oxoprolinase subunit PxpA — translation MRIDLNADLGEGCDNDEALLKLVSSANIACGWHAGDATTMRQCVRWALDNGAAIGAHPSFPDRENFGRSEMHLPPEEIVSGVLYQVGALAAIVKAEGGTLAHVKAHGALYNQAVKDPALADALCEAVRRFDPGLRFFGLAGSGMIGAARRAGLQPVEEVFADRGYMPDGSLVPRSRPGALIEDEEQSLAQTLSLVRDRRVTAIDGSVVSVNAQTVCLHGDGAHALAFARRIRERLESEGITVAATA, via the coding sequence ATGCGGATTGACCTCAATGCCGACCTCGGCGAAGGCTGCGACAACGACGAGGCGCTGCTCAAGCTCGTGAGCTCGGCCAACATCGCGTGTGGCTGGCACGCAGGTGACGCAACAACCATGCGCCAATGCGTGCGCTGGGCGCTGGACAACGGCGCTGCCATCGGTGCCCACCCCAGCTTCCCGGACCGCGAGAACTTCGGCCGCAGCGAGATGCACCTGCCGCCCGAGGAGATCGTCTCCGGCGTGCTCTACCAGGTCGGTGCACTGGCGGCCATCGTCAAGGCCGAAGGCGGCACGCTGGCGCATGTCAAGGCGCACGGCGCGCTCTACAACCAGGCCGTGAAGGACCCGGCGCTGGCCGACGCCTTGTGCGAGGCCGTGAGGCGCTTCGACCCCGGCCTGCGCTTCTTCGGCCTCGCCGGCAGCGGCATGATCGGCGCCGCCCGACGCGCGGGCCTGCAGCCGGTCGAGGAAGTGTTCGCAGACCGCGGCTACATGCCCGATGGCAGCCTGGTGCCGCGCAGCCGGCCCGGCGCCCTGATCGAGGACGAAGAGCAGTCGCTGGCCCAGACGCTGTCGCTGGTTCGGGATCGCCGCGTGACCGCGATCGACGGTTCGGTGGTCAGCGTCAACGCCCAGACCGTGTGCCTGCATGGCGACGGCGCGCATGCGCTGGCCTTTGCGCGCCGCATCCGCGAGCGCCTCGAGAGCGAAGGCATCACGGTCGCCGCGACCGCCTGA
- a CDS encoding biotin-dependent carboxyltransferase family protein: MSAAGALTVLRPGLLASVQDLGRHGHRQQGICPGGALDALGLAVANRLVGNSDGAAGLELTLGGCEIRFDSPTRIALTGDDFGARLDGAPLSPCWSVPVQAGQVLRLGPANEWSAKAGLRSWLAVAGGIDVPPVIGSRSTDLKAGFGGHLGRALKKGDRLPLGESNLDAARLERRAFGLRAPAWEQDVDGAVVLRVMPGPEFEQFTVAAREQLWGASWRITPQSNRMGNRLEGPELKRKRSADMLSSAVIPGTIQVPPSGQPIILMGDAQTTGGYPRIGVVIRADLWKLARAPLNGRLRLVQVDAVAALQAWAGQRRYLAQIGQALAAAGWPVPAQNPAEGDSHHAD, from the coding sequence GTGAGTGCCGCGGGTGCGCTCACGGTACTGCGCCCCGGCCTGCTGGCCTCGGTGCAGGACCTCGGCCGCCACGGGCACCGGCAGCAGGGCATCTGTCCAGGCGGGGCCCTCGACGCGCTGGGGCTTGCGGTGGCCAATCGGCTGGTGGGCAACAGCGACGGCGCGGCCGGCCTCGAGCTCACGCTGGGCGGCTGCGAAATCCGCTTCGACAGCCCAACCCGCATCGCGCTGACGGGTGACGACTTCGGCGCACGCCTGGACGGCGCGCCGCTGTCGCCCTGCTGGAGCGTCCCGGTGCAGGCGGGCCAGGTGCTTCGGCTCGGGCCCGCCAACGAATGGAGCGCGAAGGCGGGTCTGCGAAGCTGGCTCGCCGTGGCCGGCGGCATCGACGTGCCGCCGGTGATCGGCTCGCGCAGCACCGACCTCAAGGCCGGCTTCGGCGGCCATCTGGGGCGCGCGCTGAAAAAGGGCGACCGCCTGCCGCTCGGCGAGTCCAACCTCGACGCCGCCCGGCTGGAGCGCCGCGCGTTCGGCCTGCGCGCGCCCGCGTGGGAGCAGGACGTGGACGGTGCCGTCGTCCTGCGTGTGATGCCCGGCCCGGAGTTCGAGCAGTTCACCGTCGCTGCACGCGAGCAGCTCTGGGGTGCATCCTGGCGCATCACGCCGCAGAGCAACCGCATGGGCAACCGGCTCGAGGGCCCCGAGCTCAAGCGCAAGCGCAGCGCGGACATGCTGTCCTCCGCCGTGATCCCCGGCACGATCCAGGTGCCACCGTCGGGCCAGCCGATCATCCTGATGGGCGATGCCCAGACCACCGGCGGCTATCCGCGCATCGGCGTCGTGATCCGCGCCGACCTCTGGAAGCTTGCTCGGGCGCCGCTCAACGGTCGCCTGCGCCTTGTGCAGGTGGACGCCGTTGCGGCCTTGCAGGCCTGGGCCGGGCAGCGGCGCTACCTCGCGCAGATCGGGCAAGCCCTGGCCGCTGCGGGGTGGCCGGTGCCGGCGCAAAATCCGGCGGAAGGAGATAGCCACCATGCGGATTGA
- the pxpB gene encoding 5-oxoprolinase subunit PxpB: MTHRPRLHALGDAALLCELPAPATLAQQQQIWALAKEALQWRGVHEVLPGMNNLSLLFDPEEIDAAELEMQVLSAWPHLADAPIEGREIRIPVAYGGEAGPDLADVAAHSGLSPAEVVRRHSGADYVVYLLGFLPGFAFMGGLPPELATPRRAEPRVAVPARSVGIGGAQTGIYPLVSPGGWQLIGRTSLELFDPRAAEPTLLRPGDRVRFVVESAEL; the protein is encoded by the coding sequence ATGACGCACCGGCCGCGCCTGCATGCGCTGGGCGACGCGGCCTTGCTGTGCGAACTGCCGGCGCCCGCGACGCTGGCGCAGCAGCAACAGATCTGGGCGCTCGCGAAAGAGGCGCTGCAATGGCGTGGCGTGCACGAAGTGCTGCCCGGCATGAACAACCTGAGCCTTCTTTTCGATCCCGAAGAAATCGATGCGGCCGAGCTCGAGATGCAGGTGCTGTCGGCCTGGCCGCACCTGGCGGATGCGCCAATCGAAGGGCGCGAGATCCGCATTCCGGTGGCCTATGGCGGCGAGGCCGGGCCCGACCTGGCTGATGTGGCGGCCCACAGCGGCCTGTCGCCGGCGGAGGTGGTGCGGCGCCACAGCGGCGCCGACTACGTGGTCTACCTGCTCGGCTTCCTGCCCGGCTTCGCTTTCATGGGCGGTTTGCCGCCGGAACTGGCGACCCCGCGCCGTGCCGAGCCGCGGGTGGCGGTGCCGGCCCGCTCGGTCGGCATCGGCGGCGCGCAGACCGGCATCTATCCGCTGGTCTCGCCCGGCGGCTGGCAGCTGATCGGCCGCACCTCGCTGGAGCTCTTCGATCCGCGTGCCGCCGAGCCCACGCTGCTGCGCCCCGGCGACCGGGTGCGCTTTGTCGTTGAAAGCGCCGAATTGTGA
- the coaD gene encoding pantetheine-phosphate adenylyltransferase, with protein sequence MSSNVIAVYPGTFDPMTLGHEDVVRRATQLFSKVIVAVAAGHHKKTLFTLQERIDMARDAVAPFSDQVSVESFAGLLRDFVVARGGKAMVRGLRAVTDFDYEFQLAGMNRSLMPEVETVFLTPSDKYQFISSTFVREIAVLGGEVDKFVSPNVQNNLMAKVRSQGPATSRE encoded by the coding sequence ATGTCCAGCAACGTGATCGCGGTATACCCCGGCACTTTCGACCCGATGACGCTCGGCCACGAAGACGTGGTGCGCCGGGCGACTCAGCTCTTCTCCAAGGTGATCGTCGCGGTGGCGGCAGGGCATCACAAGAAAACGCTTTTCACGTTGCAGGAGCGCATCGACATGGCGCGCGACGCGGTCGCGCCTTTCAGCGACCAGGTCTCGGTGGAAAGCTTTGCGGGCCTGTTGCGTGACTTCGTCGTGGCCCGCGGCGGCAAGGCCATGGTGCGCGGCCTGCGCGCCGTGACCGACTTCGACTATGAGTTCCAGCTTGCCGGCATGAACCGCTCGCTGATGCCCGAAGTCGAGACCGTGTTCCTCACGCCCAGCGACAAGTACCAGTTCATCTCCAGCACTTTCGTGCGCGAGATCGCCGTGCTCGGGGGCGAGGTCGACAAGTTCGTCTCGCCCAACGTGCAGAACAACCTGATGGCCAAAGTCCGAAGCCAAGGGCCTGCCACAAGCCGCGAATGA
- a CDS encoding RsmD family RNA methyltransferase, translating to MNKRTPSRGGGAKPAPRPSAALRNEVRIIGGRWKRTRLAVADKPGLRPTPDRVRETLFNWLASLAGASGGELPGWHCIDAFAGTGALGFEAASRGAASVLLCEQDAALVAQLQALKARLKADGVRIERGNGVTALERVAPGSLHAVFLDPPFENTALYAPALRAAARALRPGGVVYLEAASRWPDEEFATLGLGVFRYLKAGAVHAHLLMLAPDTAA from the coding sequence ATGAATAAGCGGACGCCGTCCCGCGGCGGCGGCGCGAAGCCGGCCCCGAGGCCTTCTGCTGCGCTGCGCAACGAAGTCCGCATCATCGGCGGCCGATGGAAACGCACGCGCCTGGCCGTGGCCGACAAGCCCGGCCTGCGCCCCACGCCCGACCGCGTGCGCGAGACCCTCTTCAACTGGCTCGCCAGTCTTGCCGGCGCCAGCGGCGGAGAGCTCCCGGGCTGGCACTGCATCGATGCCTTCGCGGGTACCGGTGCGCTCGGCTTCGAGGCGGCTTCCCGGGGCGCAGCCTCCGTGCTGCTGTGCGAGCAGGACGCAGCACTGGTCGCGCAATTGCAGGCATTGAAAGCAAGGCTGAAAGCCGATGGCGTGCGCATCGAGCGCGGCAACGGCGTCACGGCGCTCGAGCGAGTCGCACCGGGCAGTCTGCATGCGGTGTTCCTCGACCCACCCTTCGAGAATACGGCGCTCTACGCGCCCGCGTTGCGCGCCGCCGCGCGCGCTCTGCGGCCTGGAGGCGTGGTCTACCTCGAAGCGGCGAGTCGCTGGCCCGATGAAGAATTCGCAACCCTGGGTCTCGGCGTGTTCCGATATCTCAAGGCCGGCGCAGTGCATGCGCATCTGTTGATGCTTGCGCCTGACACCGCTGCATAA
- a CDS encoding M16 family metallopeptidase: protein MPSLKNTRTLLCLACLLLSGAAAHAAVPIEHWTLPSGAKVYLAATDALPIVDVQIDFDAGSRRDPPAQSGLAGVTAGMVEKGIRASGRPVAAAPQGGTALSGGSEDTPVPSEGAYEPAMDQNALGEAWADLGADFDASASSDRMSFSLRTLSEPALLAKAVQLAAREIGEPAFPDDVWQRERERLNASIREANTKPATLAARTFSRDVYGDHPYGLDTTEATLARIDTAAMRQRYEQLIQPCRAKLSIVGAVTRAQAETIASTLLSRLPTSAGGCVALPPVAEVAPLAAAKDERLLFDSAQAHVWIGQPGYPRRDPDHFALTVGNYILGGGGFVSRLTEQVREKRGLAYSVYSTFSPGLHAGAFRIGFQTRPDQADEAVKVSREVLARFVAEGPTAAELKAAKDNLIGGFPLLLDSNRKLLGNVANIAWNDLPLDYLETWTARVNAVTAADVKAAFERKLQPDRMVTVVVGGKP, encoded by the coding sequence ATGCCGAGCTTGAAAAACACCCGAACCCTCCTGTGCCTGGCGTGCCTGTTGCTGAGCGGCGCTGCAGCGCATGCGGCCGTGCCCATCGAGCATTGGACGCTGCCCAGCGGCGCCAAGGTCTACCTCGCTGCGACCGACGCCCTGCCCATCGTCGACGTGCAGATCGATTTCGATGCCGGCAGCCGGCGCGATCCACCAGCGCAGTCCGGGCTGGCCGGCGTGACGGCCGGCATGGTCGAAAAAGGCATTCGTGCGAGTGGGCGTCCCGTCGCCGCGGCGCCCCAAGGCGGGACAGCCCTCTCGGGGGGCAGCGAGGACACGCCGGTGCCGAGCGAGGGGGCCTATGAACCGGCGATGGACCAGAACGCGCTGGGCGAGGCATGGGCCGATCTCGGCGCCGACTTCGACGCCAGTGCCAGTTCCGACCGCATGAGCTTCTCGTTGCGCACACTGTCCGAGCCGGCGCTGCTGGCCAAGGCGGTGCAACTCGCGGCGCGCGAGATCGGCGAGCCGGCCTTTCCCGATGACGTGTGGCAGCGCGAACGCGAGCGCCTGAACGCCTCGATCCGCGAAGCCAACACCAAGCCCGCGACGCTCGCGGCGCGCACCTTTTCGCGAGACGTGTACGGAGACCATCCGTATGGACTGGACACGACCGAAGCCACGCTGGCACGCATCGACACGGCTGCGATGCGCCAGCGGTACGAGCAACTGATCCAGCCCTGCCGCGCCAAGCTCAGCATTGTCGGCGCGGTCACCCGCGCGCAGGCGGAGACGATCGCGAGCACGCTGCTGTCGCGCCTGCCAACGTCTGCGGGCGGCTGCGTCGCGTTGCCGCCGGTGGCCGAGGTGGCGCCGCTTGCTGCCGCGAAGGACGAGCGCCTGCTCTTCGACTCGGCGCAGGCCCATGTCTGGATCGGTCAGCCCGGCTACCCACGCCGCGACCCGGACCATTTCGCGCTCACCGTCGGCAACTACATCCTCGGCGGCGGCGGCTTCGTTTCCCGCCTGACCGAGCAGGTGCGCGAGAAGCGCGGCCTGGCCTACAGCGTCTACAGCACCTTCTCGCCGGGCCTGCACGCGGGCGCCTTCCGCATCGGTTTCCAGACCCGGCCCGACCAGGCCGACGAAGCCGTGAAGGTCTCACGCGAGGTGCTCGCCAGGTTCGTCGCCGAAGGTCCGACCGCGGCCGAGCTCAAGGCCGCCAAGGACAACCTGATCGGCGGCTTCCCGCTGCTGCTCGACAGCAACCGCAAGCTGCTCGGGAATGTGGCCAACATTGCGTGGAACGACTTGCCGCTCGACTATCTCGAGACCTGGACCGCGCGCGTGAACGCGGTCACCGCAGCCGACGTCAAGGCCGCCTTCGAGCGCAAGCTGCAGCCTGATCGCATGGTCACGGTGGTGGTCGGCGGAAAGCCTTGA